A genomic region of Polyangia bacterium contains the following coding sequences:
- the thrS gene encoding threonine--tRNA ligase: MSERVIKPRDKGDVPDDPLSRMRHSASHVMADAVRRLRPNAKVAIGPSIEAGFYYDFDTEPFAPEDAEKIEAEMRKIIAENLPFERRVVTREEALTLFRSRGEKYKVEIVESIPAGDEVSYFQHGDFIDLCRGPHVERTGDIKAFKVMSFAGAYWRGDERNAQLQRVYGTAFPTVAELKEYLDKLEEAKRRDHRVLGKALDLYSMDELVGPGFVLWHPKGAFVRYQIEDVIRRENVRRGYELVYTPHLAREQLLEVSGHLEHYKDNLFGGMELDGQRYLVKPMNCPFHIAIYRSQLRSYRELPIRYSELGTVYRYERSGVLHGLLRVRGLTMDDGHLFVREDQIADEVGACLKFALEMLKLFGFENFQLYLATRPESFMGEPAVWDRAEAGLRNLLEATGRKFDVDAGGGAFYGPKIDLKIKDALGRDWQCSTFQLDFQLPERFALEYVAQDGTRKRPVMIHRALLGSMERFIAVLIEQHAGAFPLWLAPLQARVLSVSEKAEAYANEVVASLCAAGLRAEADVAPEKLGSKIRKAQLEKIPYMVVVGEKDMAARVVSPRTREGQQQPATPLDEFVRRVATEAAQPTIGSG, encoded by the coding sequence GTGAGCGAGAGAGTCATCAAGCCACGTGACAAGGGCGACGTGCCGGACGATCCGTTGTCGCGGATGAGGCACTCGGCGTCGCACGTGATGGCGGACGCGGTCAGGCGCTTGCGGCCGAACGCCAAGGTGGCCATCGGTCCGTCGATCGAGGCCGGGTTCTACTACGACTTTGACACCGAGCCCTTCGCGCCCGAGGACGCCGAGAAGATCGAAGCGGAGATGCGCAAGATCATCGCCGAGAACTTGCCCTTCGAGCGGCGGGTGGTCACGCGCGAGGAAGCCCTGACGCTTTTTCGTTCTCGCGGGGAAAAATACAAGGTCGAGATCGTCGAATCGATCCCGGCGGGCGACGAGGTCTCTTACTTTCAGCACGGCGACTTCATCGATCTTTGCCGCGGGCCCCACGTCGAGCGCACCGGCGACATCAAGGCGTTCAAGGTGATGTCCTTCGCCGGCGCCTACTGGCGTGGCGACGAGCGCAACGCCCAGCTGCAGCGGGTGTACGGCACCGCCTTCCCGACGGTGGCCGAGCTCAAGGAGTATCTGGACAAGCTGGAAGAGGCCAAGCGCCGCGACCACCGCGTGCTCGGCAAGGCGCTGGATCTCTATTCGATGGACGAGCTGGTCGGCCCCGGCTTTGTCCTCTGGCATCCGAAGGGCGCCTTCGTGCGCTACCAGATCGAAGACGTCATCCGCCGCGAGAACGTGCGCCGCGGTTACGAGCTGGTGTACACGCCGCACCTGGCGCGCGAGCAGCTGCTGGAGGTCTCCGGCCACCTCGAGCACTATAAAGACAACCTGTTTGGCGGCATGGAACTGGACGGCCAGCGCTATCTGGTCAAGCCGATGAACTGTCCGTTCCACATCGCCATCTATCGTTCCCAGCTGCGGTCATATCGCGAGCTGCCAATTCGTTATTCAGAGCTGGGCACGGTCTATCGTTATGAACGTTCGGGCGTGCTGCACGGACTTTTGCGCGTGCGCGGCCTGACCATGGACGACGGCCACCTTTTCGTGCGCGAAGATCAAATCGCCGACGAGGTGGGCGCCTGCCTGAAATTCGCCCTGGAGATGCTCAAGCTCTTCGGCTTCGAGAACTTCCAGCTCTATCTGGCTACGCGCCCGGAAAGCTTCATGGGCGAGCCGGCGGTATGGGACCGTGCCGAAGCGGGGCTGCGCAACCTCCTGGAAGCGACGGGCCGAAAATTCGACGTGGATGCCGGCGGTGGGGCCTTTTACGGACCGAAGATCGACCTCAAGATCAAGGACGCCTTGGGTCGCGACTGGCAATGCTCGACGTTCCAGCTGGATTTCCAGTTGCCGGAGCGGTTCGCCCTGGAATATGTCGCCCAGGACGGTACCCGCAAGCGGCCGGTGATGATCCACCGCGCGCTCTTGGGTTCGATGGAACGCTTCATCGCCGTGCTGATCGAACAACACGCCGGCGCCTTCCCGTTGTGGCTGGCGCCGCTGCAGGCGCGCGTGCTGTCGGTGAGCGAAAAGGCCGAAGCCTACGCCAACGAGGTGGTGGCCAGCCTGTGCGCCGCCGGCCTGCGCGCCGAGGCCGACGTAGCACCCGAAAAGTTAGGCTCAAAGATCCGGAAGGCACAGCTAGAAAAGATCCCCTATATGGTCGTGGTGGGGGAGAAGGACATGGCCGCTCGCGTGGTCTCGCCGCGCACGCGTGAAGGCCAGCAGCAACCGGCGACGCCGCTGGACGAATTCGTCCGACGGGTGGCGACGGAAGCTGCGCAACCGACCATCGGCAGCGGCTAA
- the infC gene encoding translation initiation factor IF-3, with protein MRPTGGDGSCATDHRQRLTTGGKSIARPSFQAPASAADNYRVGRRIRVPEVRVIAADGGQVGIIPTHEALRMAEEQGLELVEVNPRAAPPVCKIMDFGKFKYETSKKEKASRKHQSTIVLKEIKLRPKTDEHDFDFKVKHIRRFLAEGNKCKLVIVFRGREIVHPEMGQVMLDQVLKAVNDVAMVEQRAMMEGRRMVMTIGPRGGIIRPPGAPVPGAPTVPGSPIVPGAAPVPGAPAAVPGPAASEPPPAVAVVASSVVAPAPVASAPVAAPTKTAAPKS; from the coding sequence ATTCGTCCGACGGGTGGCGACGGAAGCTGCGCAACCGACCATCGGCAGCGGCTAACAACAGGAGGAAAGAGCATCGCAAGGCCATCATTTCAAGCGCCAGCCAGTGCAGCAGACAACTACCGCGTCGGACGCCGTATTCGCGTTCCGGAGGTGCGGGTCATCGCCGCTGACGGAGGTCAGGTCGGCATCATCCCCACCCACGAAGCGTTGCGGATGGCGGAAGAGCAGGGGTTGGAACTGGTCGAGGTGAACCCTCGAGCAGCGCCGCCGGTCTGCAAGATCATGGACTTCGGCAAGTTCAAGTACGAGACGTCAAAGAAGGAAAAGGCGTCCCGCAAGCACCAGTCCACGATCGTCCTCAAAGAGATCAAGCTGCGTCCCAAGACGGACGAGCACGACTTTGATTTCAAGGTCAAACACATCCGCCGGTTCCTGGCCGAAGGGAACAAGTGCAAGCTGGTGATCGTGTTTCGTGGCCGCGAGATCGTTCACCCCGAGATGGGACAGGTCATGCTGGACCAGGTCTTAAAGGCGGTGAACGACGTCGCCATGGTCGAACAGCGAGCGATGATGGAAGGTCGCCGCATGGTGATGACCATCGGCCCGCGCGGCGGCATCATCCGTCCGCCGGGTGCGCCCGTCCCTGGCGCTCCAACCGTCCCTGGCTCTCCCATCGTTCCCGGCGCGGCGCCCGTTCCGGGTGCGCCGGCGGCTGTTCCCGGTCCGGCCGCCAGCGAGCCGCCACCGGCGGTGGCCGTCGTCGCTTCCAGCGTCGTCGCACCCGCACCGGTCGCCAGCGCGCCCGTCGCCGCACCCACCAAGACCGCCGCACCCAAATCGTAG
- a CDS encoding OmpA family protein produces MFRRLTLLLLPWLAATLPPAQSRADGPGNIDLQQYQPPPFYYRYLRVDAPEVLPSWKTHFALDVDYAYKPLVLTDVAPTIQTMRKTTYDLVRHAVGADLAASIGILGRIELGASLPIVAFQTGEAAPGTSGPGLLGISNPRVGIKARILGAGERGFGLGASLVASIPTGIGGALIRETGVGGEARLFAGYSKDRFSVAATGGYRLRGAGRLYDIAVGNALTFGAAGDFHLLSHTHALLDVSGSTAASSPLGSAKESPVEALLGLRQEIGHVEVTLAGGPGLVSGYGSPEARAVFSIAWSDAPHDADKDGIPDDADKCPNDPEDKDGFEDTDGCPDPDNDKDGIPDVKDRCPNDPEDKDGFQDSDGCPDPDNDKDKIPDVKDKCPDKPETYNGYQDDDGCPDEVPPPSDRDKDGILDDDDECPDEPEDKDGFEDEDGCPDPDNDKDGIPDAKDKCPNEPETINGFQDDDGCPDKGPEAAVKIGKEELETLRPIFFDTDRARVRHAFYNILGQIALTLKAHPEIGRCAVEGHTDDTGPEEWNQKLSQLRAQSVVEFLVNKGVDRQRLVAIGHGEKVPWASNETPWGRAKNRRVIFHIEGVNSEDQEKQEHRQRVRERHAAAKARASEKAARGSDDEADAPAPEHAPGPRAPATKTTTSKERDRSPETPRDQNGGEKPGKEKPSKDDGAPTQKSDDKSNEKSAAVPTGRTSVAPPTKNPTTTSRKKKSSEPENPKTLRELLKLPEGGGLDEMPPTSDSPPDLPNKRSR; encoded by the coding sequence GTGTTTCGTCGACTCACCTTGCTGCTTCTACCGTGGCTCGCCGCCACGTTGCCGCCCGCCCAAAGCCGCGCGGACGGGCCGGGGAACATCGACCTCCAGCAGTACCAGCCGCCGCCTTTTTACTACCGCTATCTGCGCGTCGACGCGCCCGAGGTGCTGCCTTCCTGGAAAACGCACTTCGCGCTGGATGTCGACTATGCCTACAAGCCGCTGGTCCTGACCGACGTCGCGCCGACCATTCAGACGATGCGCAAGACGACCTACGATCTGGTCCGTCATGCCGTGGGCGCCGACCTCGCCGCCAGCATCGGCATCCTTGGTCGCATCGAACTTGGCGCCTCGCTGCCGATCGTCGCCTTTCAAACCGGCGAGGCCGCCCCCGGCACCAGCGGTCCCGGCCTCTTGGGGATCAGCAACCCGCGCGTCGGCATCAAGGCGCGCATCTTGGGCGCCGGCGAGCGCGGCTTCGGCCTGGGCGCTTCGCTGGTGGCGTCGATCCCCACCGGCATCGGCGGCGCACTGATTCGAGAGACCGGCGTCGGCGGCGAGGCGCGGCTGTTCGCCGGCTACAGCAAGGACCGCTTTAGCGTGGCGGCCACTGGCGGCTATCGCCTGCGCGGCGCCGGTCGTCTCTACGACATCGCGGTCGGCAACGCGCTCACCTTCGGCGCGGCCGGCGACTTCCATCTGCTGTCGCACACGCACGCATTGCTCGACGTCTCGGGTTCCACCGCCGCCAGCAGTCCGCTCGGCAGCGCCAAGGAATCACCGGTCGAGGCGCTGCTGGGTCTACGCCAGGAGATCGGCCACGTCGAGGTCACCCTGGCCGGCGGCCCCGGTTTGGTGTCGGGCTATGGCTCGCCGGAGGCGCGCGCGGTTTTCAGCATTGCCTGGTCAGACGCACCCCACGACGCCGATAAAGACGGCATCCCCGACGACGCCGACAAGTGCCCCAACGATCCCGAGGACAAAGACGGCTTCGAAGACACCGACGGTTGCCCCGATCCCGACAACGACAAGGACGGCATCCCTGACGTCAAAGACAGATGCCCGAACGACCCCGAAGACAAGGACGGCTTCCAGGACAGCGACGGCTGTCCCGATCCCGACAACGACAAGGACAAGATTCCCGACGTCAAAGACAAGTGTCCGGACAAGCCGGAGACATATAACGGTTACCAGGACGACGACGGCTGCCCCGACGAGGTCCCGCCGCCCAGCGACCGGGACAAAGACGGCATCCTGGACGACGACGACGAGTGCCCCGACGAGCCCGAGGATAAAGACGGCTTCGAGGACGAGGACGGCTGCCCCGATCCGGACAACGACAAGGACGGCATCCCCGACGCCAAAGACAAATGCCCGAACGAGCCCGAGACCATCAACGGCTTTCAAGACGACGACGGCTGCCCCGACAAGGGCCCCGAGGCGGCGGTCAAGATCGGCAAGGAAGAGCTCGAAACCCTGCGCCCGATTTTCTTCGACACCGACCGGGCCCGCGTGCGGCACGCCTTCTACAACATCCTCGGCCAGATCGCGCTGACGTTGAAGGCGCACCCAGAGATCGGCCGCTGCGCCGTCGAAGGCCACACCGACGACACCGGCCCCGAGGAGTGGAACCAGAAGCTGTCGCAGCTGCGCGCGCAGTCGGTGGTCGAGTTCCTGGTCAACAAAGGCGTCGACCGCCAGCGCCTGGTGGCCATCGGCCACGGCGAGAAGGTGCCGTGGGCGTCGAACGAAACCCCGTGGGGCCGTGCGAAGAACCGCCGGGTGATCTTTCACATCGAAGGCGTGAACAGCGAGGACCAGGAAAAGCAGGAGCACCGCCAGCGCGTGCGCGAACGCCACGCGGCCGCCAAGGCCCGCGCCAGCGAGAAGGCCGCCCGCGGCAGCGACGACGAAGCCGATGCCCCCGCGCCCGAACACGCGCCCGGGCCGCGCGCGCCCGCCACCAAGACCACCACTTCGAAAGAACGCGACCGATCGCCCGAGACGCCGCGCGATCAAAACGGCGGCGAAAAACCCGGCAAAGAAAAGCCCAGCAAAGACGACGGCGCGCCCACGCAAAAGTCCGACGACAAATCGAACGAAAAATCCGCCGCCGTCCCCACGGGTCGGACGTCGGTGGCACCGCCGACCAAGAACCCGACGACCACGTCGCGCAAGAAAAAATCGAGCGAACCAGAGAACCCGAAGACGTTGCGCGAGCTCCTCAAGCTGCCCGAGGGCGGCGGCCTCGACGAAATGCCCCCCACCTCCGACAGCCCGCCCGACCTGCCAAACAAACGCAGCCGCTAA
- a CDS encoding long-chain fatty acid--CoA ligase, whose amino-acid sequence MTAPAAVAALRKNEPKTAVEMWKRRVAASAGKPAFQHKVGAAWTIMTYAEADAVAREIAAGLIAQGVVPGDRICVLAQTRLEWVLCDLGILLAGAVTVPIYASNTPEQCEFIIRDAGAKVVILEDAAQIDKLIPLRHRLFTVMSLVHMAGDATLERPDAKGRTFVPLAEAVQGAADFVQSLEGLRAAGRAWTGAHPDELDKHSERVGPDSTFTIIYTSGTTGTPKGVVLTHENLASGVCSAVRAMSMREDDQQYLFLPLAHVLGRELEWAPIEIGCLTTFSQGTAKIKDDLTETRPTFMAGVPRIFEKFHSGVLAGLKQGSPAKLKLIGWAMRVGAAASARQRAGKMVGPWLGLQRAVADKLVFSKLRAKLGLDRCRFLISGGAPLGAEIGQFFHGVGVLILEGYGLTETMAAAFLNRIDHFRFGTVGPALDVVELRFADDGEILMRGPSVFRQYYNNSTATAESVEPDGWFHSGDIGMLEDGLLRITDRKKDLIVTAGGKKVAPQPLENAIKARSPLVSQALVYGDKRPYCVALLTSSEEAVKRFGSGDASKLSESAPLRAEVQKAIDALNATLASYETIKRFAILPAEFSEAAGELTPSLKVKRKVVIDKYGPAIEALYAGAGGGNE is encoded by the coding sequence ATGACCGCCCCCGCTGCCGTGGCCGCGCTCCGGAAAAACGAGCCCAAGACAGCCGTTGAGATGTGGAAGCGGCGGGTGGCGGCCAGCGCGGGGAAGCCGGCTTTTCAACACAAGGTGGGCGCCGCCTGGACCATCATGACCTACGCCGAGGCCGACGCTGTCGCGCGGGAGATCGCCGCTGGCCTCATCGCCCAGGGTGTGGTGCCGGGTGATCGCATCTGCGTGCTGGCGCAGACCCGGCTCGAGTGGGTCTTGTGCGATCTCGGCATTTTGCTGGCCGGCGCGGTCACCGTGCCCATCTATGCGTCGAACACGCCCGAACAGTGCGAGTTCATCATCCGCGACGCCGGCGCCAAGGTGGTGATCCTGGAAGACGCCGCGCAGATCGACAAGCTGATCCCGCTGCGCCACCGGCTGTTCACGGTGATGTCGCTGGTGCACATGGCCGGCGATGCCACGCTGGAGCGGCCCGACGCCAAGGGCCGCACGTTCGTGCCGCTGGCCGAAGCGGTGCAGGGCGCCGCCGACTTCGTGCAATCGCTGGAAGGTCTGCGCGCCGCCGGCCGGGCCTGGACCGGCGCCCACCCCGACGAGCTGGACAAGCATTCCGAGCGCGTCGGTCCCGATTCGACCTTCACCATCATCTACACCTCGGGCACCACCGGCACGCCGAAGGGGGTGGTGCTGACGCACGAGAATCTGGCGTCCGGCGTGTGCAGCGCCGTGCGCGCCATGAGCATGCGCGAAGATGATCAGCAGTACTTGTTCTTGCCGCTGGCTCACGTGCTGGGACGAGAGCTCGAATGGGCGCCCATCGAGATCGGCTGTCTCACCACATTTTCGCAAGGCACCGCCAAGATCAAAGACGACCTCACCGAGACGCGCCCGACGTTCATGGCCGGCGTGCCGCGCATCTTCGAGAAGTTTCACTCCGGTGTGCTGGCCGGTTTGAAGCAAGGCTCGCCGGCGAAGCTGAAGCTGATCGGCTGGGCGATGCGCGTGGGGGCGGCGGCGTCGGCGCGCCAGCGGGCCGGCAAGATGGTGGGGCCGTGGCTGGGGCTGCAACGCGCGGTGGCCGACAAGCTGGTGTTCAGCAAGCTGCGCGCGAAGCTGGGCCTGGATCGCTGTCGGTTCTTGATCTCCGGCGGCGCGCCGCTGGGCGCCGAGATCGGGCAGTTCTTTCACGGCGTGGGCGTGCTGATCCTGGAAGGCTACGGCCTGACCGAGACCATGGCCGCGGCGTTCTTGAACCGCATCGATCACTTTCGCTTTGGCACCGTCGGACCGGCGCTGGACGTGGTCGAGCTGCGCTTTGCCGATGACGGCGAGATCTTGATGCGCGGTCCGTCGGTGTTCCGGCAGTACTACAACAATTCGACCGCCACGGCCGAGTCGGTGGAACCCGACGGCTGGTTTCACTCCGGCGACATCGGCATGCTGGAAGACGGCCTGTTGCGCATCACCGATCGCAAGAAGGATCTGATCGTCACCGCCGGCGGCAAGAAGGTGGCGCCCCAGCCGCTGGAAAACGCTATCAAGGCGCGTTCGCCGCTGGTCAGCCAGGCGCTGGTCTACGGCGACAAGCGGCCGTACTGCGTGGCTCTGTTGACGTCGTCGGAAGAGGCGGTCAAGCGGTTCGGCAGTGGCGACGCCAGCAAGCTGTCGGAATCGGCTCCGCTGCGGGCCGAGGTGCAGAAAGCCATCGACGCGCTGAACGCCACGCTGGCTTCGTACGAGACGATCAAACGCTTCGCCATCTTGCCGGCCGAGTTTTCCGAAGCTGCCGGCGAGCTGACGCCGAGCTTGAAGGTCAAACGCAAGGTCGTGATCGACAAGTATGGCCCCGCCATCGAAGCGCTCTACGCTGGCGCTGGCGGTGGGAATGAATAG